In Juglans microcarpa x Juglans regia isolate MS1-56 chromosome 8D, Jm3101_v1.0, whole genome shotgun sequence, the following are encoded in one genomic region:
- the LOC121242672 gene encoding monoacylglycerol lipase-like isoform X2 — protein MICLSKTPVSIPIEIQIPVLLAKPSPLHVRKRNLISVGLTRYEPGFFFRWKTKKMANALDTSPLSLMLTSGASGRMNALLSPRVWRSLVMLINAFVLLLLVPVRGRRRSPSSSWPRREEKREESGGTQHHHRKGGDCGPLVRVSAKILPWLKRSVVEQEVAARRALAMRRVLQDDADGKSLVREYSLFVTTRGDTIFTQSWTPVSIRKSGRYNDFAKQLNANGFKAYGMDWIGHGGSDGLHAYVHSLDDAITDMKSFIRKILAENPGLPCFCFGHSTGAAIVLKAMHDPKVEARVSGAVLTSPAVGVKPSHPIFAVLAPIFSFLLPKYQLRAAIKKGTPVSRDPNALIAKYSDPLVYTGSIRVRTGYEILQITSYLQQNLSKLRVPFLVLHGTADTVTDPEASQKLYEEASSADKAIKLYEGCLHDLLFELEREAIVEDIIEWLNCRV, from the exons ATGATCTGTTTAAGCAAGACACCGGTTTCGATCCCTATAGAAATTCAAATCCCAGTTCTTTTGGCGAAGCCTTCGCCATTACATGTCAGAAAGAGGAACCTGATATCGGTGGGGCTGACCCGATACGAACCCGGATTTTTTTTCAGGTGGAAGACAAAGAAAATGGCGAACGCCCTCGATACGTCGCCGTTGTCGCTGATGTTGACTTCTGGGGCGAGTGGGCGCATGAACGCGCTTCTCTCTCCTCGGGTGTGGAGGAGCCTGGTGATGCTTATCAACGCGTTTGTGCTGCTTCTCCTGGTCCCGGTCCGTGGGCGAAGACGAAGCCCGTCATCCTCGTGGCCGAGAAGGGAAGAGAAGCGTGAGGAAAGCGGCGGGACCCAGCATCATCACAGGAAGGGTGGTGACTGTGGACCCTTGGTTCGGGTCTCGGCGAAGATTCTTCCGTGGTTGAAGAGGAGCGTAGTGGAGCAGGAAGTCGCGGCGAGGAGAGCCCTGGCGATGAGGAGAGTGTTGCAGGATGATGCTGATGGCAAGAGCTTGGTGAGGGAGTACTCTCTGTTTGTTACGACGAGAGGCGATACCATTTTCACGCAGTCGTGGACGCCAGTTTCCATCAGGAAGAG TGGCAGATATAATGATTTTGCAAAGCAGCTGAATGCTAATGGCTTTAAGGCTTATGGAATGGATTGGATTG GTCATGGTGGAAGTGATGGGCTGCATGCATATGTTCATTCGCTTGATGACGCTATTACAGATATG AAGTCATTCATCAGGAAGATTTTAGCAGAGAATCCTGGGCTTCCATGTTTTTGCTTTGGACATTCAACAGGTGCAGCAATTGTTCTGAAG GCAATGCATGACCCAAAGGTGGAAGCCCGTGTATCTGGTGCAGTACTGACATCACCTGCAGTTGGAGTTAAGCCATCCCATCCCATTTTTGCG GTACTGGCcccaattttctcatttttgctGCCAAAATATCAACTTCGTGCTGCTATTAAGAAGGGAACACCAGTTTCTCGGGACCCAAATGCCCTAATAGCCAAGTATTCAGATCCACTAGTGTATACTGGATCCATCAGGGTAAGGACTGGTTATGAGATTCTCCAAATAACCTCCTACTTGCAGCAGAATCTGAGCAAATTGAGAGTGCCTTTTTTAGTTCTCCATGGCACTGCTGACACTGTAACTGACCCAGAAGCTTCTCAGAAACTGTATGAAGAAGCTTCTTCGGCTGACAAAGCCATCAAATTGTATGAGGGATGCTTACATGATCTCCTTTTTGAACTGGAACGAGAGGCTATTGTGGAAGACATAATTGAATGGTTGAATTGTAGGGTATGA
- the LOC121242670 gene encoding pentatricopeptide repeat-containing protein At5g16860 produces MLLAFFLHVKPKPLLPFNPFTTCFFCTTTRTPTIPLITATFFKQCKSLIQAKLLHQQILVQGLANMATSLMGTYIACKAPGQAILVLERLVPTYSTVFWWNALIRHAVHLGFLEDVLGLYRKMQRLGWRPDHYTFPFVLKACGELPSYRRGASVHAVVFANGFDSNVFICNAVVAMYGRCGMLNEARRVFEDLCQRGIGDVVSWNSIVAAYVQSGDANNALKIFGRMTADTRICPDAVSIVNTLPACASLGAWSQGKEVHGFAVRSGLVEDVFVGNAIVDMYAKCQMMDEANNVFERMVVKDVVSWNAMVTGYSQIGRFEDALALFEKMREEKIKLNVVTWSAVIAGYAQRGHGYEALGVFRQMRACGLEPNVVTLMSLLSGCASVGALLHGKETHCYAIKCILNLEGGDSGDDLMVINGLIDMYGKCKSAKVARMMFDSMAPRSRNVVTWTVMIGGYAQHGEANDALELFSKMLGPKNFLKPNAFTLSCALMACSRLGALRCGKEIHAHVFRNQYDSAMVFVANCLIDMYSKSGDIDAARVLFDNMRRRNDVSWTSLMTGYGMHGRGEEALQVFDEMRRAGWVPDGVTLVVALYACSHTGMVEKGIQYFNDMREEFAVVPGVEHYACMVDLLGRAGRLDEALRLIEGMPMEPTPIVWVALLSACRTHSNVKLGEYAAKRLSELESENDGSYTLLSNIYANARRWKDVARIRSLMKHTGIRKRPGCSWVQGKKGTATFFVGDRSHPLSQQIYEILADLIQRIKAMGYIPEMSYALHDVDDEEKGDLLFEHSEKLALAYGILTSPEGAPIRITKNLRVCGDCHTAITYISKIIDNEIILRDASRFHHFRNGSCSCRGYW; encoded by the coding sequence ATGCTCCTCGCTTTCTTCCTTCATGTAAAACCAAAGCCGCTTCTTCCATTCAATCCCTTCACCACCTGCTTCTTCTGCACTACTACTAGAACACCCACAATTCCTCTCATCACAGccacattttttaaacaatgCAAGAGCTTAATACAAGCCAAGCTCCTCCATCAGCAAATCTTGGTCCAGGGCCTCGCGAACATGGCCACCAGCCTCATGGGCACCTACATAGCCTGCAAAGCTCCAGGGCAAGCAATTTTGGTGCTCGAACGCCTTGTTCCAACATACTCCACCGTGTTTTGGTGGAATGCCCTGATAAGGCATGCCGTGCATCTCGGGTTTCTTGAGGACGTGCTGGGTTTGTATAGAAAAATGCAGAGACTTGGGTGGAGACCAGACCACTACACTTTCCCTTTTGTTCTTAAAGCTTGCGGTGAGCTTCCGTCATATCGTCGAGGCGCTTCGGTCCATGCCGTTGTGTTTGCAAATGGGTTTGACTCCAATGTGTTCATTTGTAATGCAGTGGTGGCAATGTATGGAAGGTGTGGTATGTTGAATGAGGCACGTCGGGTGTTTGAAGATTTATGCCAAAGAGGGATAGGTGATGTGGTTTCGTGGAATTCGATTGTGGCTGCTTATGTACAAAGCGGTGATGCAAACAATGCACTAAAAATCTTTGGTAGAATGACGGCAGATACTAGAATCTGTCCAGATGCTGTTAGTATTGTAAATACTCTTCCAGCGTGTGCTTCATTGGGCGCGTGGTCTCAGGGTAAGGAGGTTCATGGTTTTGCAGTTCGGAGTGGGTTAGTGGAAGATGTTTTTGTGGGTAATGCTATCGTGGACATGTATGCCAAGTGTCAGATGATGGATGAAGCAAACAATGTTTTTGAGCGGATGGTTGTTAAGGATGTTGTCTCTTGGAATGCTATGGTTACTGGGTACTCTCAGATTGGTAGATTTGAGGATGCTCTTGCTCTGTTTGAGAAGATGCGGGAGGAGAAGATCAAGTTGAATGTCGTAACATGGAGTGCGGTGATTGCTGGGTATGCTCAGAGGGGCCATGGTTATGAAGCATTGGGCGTGTTTCGACAAATGCGAGCTTGTGGTTTAGAGCCGAATGTTGTTACTCTTATGTCTCTTCTTTCTGGTTGTGCTTCTGTGGGAGCACTCCTTCATGGAAAAGAGACCCATTGTTATGCGATAAAATGTATTCTGAATTTGGAGGGAGGTGATTCTGGGGATGATCTAATGGTAATTAATGGTCTCATTGACATGTATGGTAAGTGCAAAAGTGCAAAAGTAGCACGAATGATGTTTGACTCGATGGCACCAAGGAGTAGGAATGTGGTAACCTGGACTGTCATGATTGGTGGTTATGCACAGCATGGGGAAGCCAATGATGCCTTGGAGCTTTTCTCCAAGATGCTTGGACCTAAGAATTTCCTAAAGCCAAACGCTTTTACTCTATCTTGTGCACTGATGGCTTGTTCTCGTTTGGGTGCTCTAAGATGTGGTAAAGAaattcatgctcatgtgttcCGTAATCAGTATGATTCTGCGATGGTGTTTGTAGCTAATTGCCTCATAGATATGTATTCCAAATCTGGAGACATTGATGCTGCTCGAGTTTTGTTTGATAACATGAGGCGGAGGAATGATGTCTCTTGGACATCTCTAATGACAGGTTATGGCATGCATGGTCGTGGAGAAGAAGCTCTCCAGGTTTTTGATGAGATGAGGAGAGCAGGGTGGGTGCCGGATGGTGTGACATTGGTTGTTGCTCTTTATGCTTGCAGCCATACTGGAATGGTTGAGAAGGGTATCCAATACTTCAATGACATGAGGGAAGAATTTGCGGTTGTTCCTGGAGTGGAACATTATGCTTGCATGGTTGACCTCTTGGGTCGTGCTGGTCGCTTGGATGAAGCCTTGAGACTCATTGAAGGCATGCCTATGGAACCGACCCCGATAGTGTGGGTGGCATTGCTTAGTGCTTGCAGGACCCATTCAAATGTTAAACTCGGGGAATATGCTGCAAAGCGATTGTCAGAATTGGAATCTGAGAATGATGGGTCATATACTTTGCTTTCGAACATATATGCCAATGCCAGGCGTTGGAAAGATGTGGCCAGAATCAGATCTCTGATGAAACATACAGGGATCAGAAAGAGGCCTGGCTGCAGTTGGGTCCAAGGAAAGAAAGGCACTGCAACATTCTTTGTGGGAGACAGGTCTCATCCACTGTCTCAACAAATATATGAGATCCTTGCTGACCTAATTCAACGCATCAAAGCCATGGGGTATATTCCTGAGATGAGCTATGCTCTTCATGATGTTGACGATGAGGAGAAGGGTGACCTTCTTTTTGAACACAGTGAGAAGTTGGCGCTTGCCTATGGCATCCTAACATCACCAGAAGGAGCACCGATCCGAATCACCAAGAACTTGCGGGTCTGTGGTGATTGCCACACTGCTATTACCTATATATCCAAGATCattgacaatgaaattattttgagaGATGCGAGTCGATTCCATCATTTTAGGAATGGATCCTGCTCGTGCAGAGGCTATTGGTGA
- the LOC121242672 gene encoding monoacylglycerol lipase-like isoform X1: MICLSKTPVSIPIEIQIPVLLAKPSPLHVRKRNLISVGLTRYEPGFFFRWKTKKMANALDTSPLSLMLTSGASGRMNALLSPRVWRSLVMLINAFVLLLLVPVRGRRRSPSSSWPRREEKREESGGTQHHHRKGGDCGPLVRVSAKILPWLKRSVVEQEVAARRALAMRRVLQDDADGKSLVREYSLFVTTRGDTIFTQSWTPVSIRKRGVVLIMHGLNEHSGRYNDFAKQLNANGFKAYGMDWIGHGGSDGLHAYVHSLDDAITDMKSFIRKILAENPGLPCFCFGHSTGAAIVLKAMHDPKVEARVSGAVLTSPAVGVKPSHPIFAVLAPIFSFLLPKYQLRAAIKKGTPVSRDPNALIAKYSDPLVYTGSIRVRTGYEILQITSYLQQNLSKLRVPFLVLHGTADTVTDPEASQKLYEEASSADKAIKLYEGCLHDLLFELEREAIVEDIIEWLNCRV; encoded by the exons ATGATCTGTTTAAGCAAGACACCGGTTTCGATCCCTATAGAAATTCAAATCCCAGTTCTTTTGGCGAAGCCTTCGCCATTACATGTCAGAAAGAGGAACCTGATATCGGTGGGGCTGACCCGATACGAACCCGGATTTTTTTTCAGGTGGAAGACAAAGAAAATGGCGAACGCCCTCGATACGTCGCCGTTGTCGCTGATGTTGACTTCTGGGGCGAGTGGGCGCATGAACGCGCTTCTCTCTCCTCGGGTGTGGAGGAGCCTGGTGATGCTTATCAACGCGTTTGTGCTGCTTCTCCTGGTCCCGGTCCGTGGGCGAAGACGAAGCCCGTCATCCTCGTGGCCGAGAAGGGAAGAGAAGCGTGAGGAAAGCGGCGGGACCCAGCATCATCACAGGAAGGGTGGTGACTGTGGACCCTTGGTTCGGGTCTCGGCGAAGATTCTTCCGTGGTTGAAGAGGAGCGTAGTGGAGCAGGAAGTCGCGGCGAGGAGAGCCCTGGCGATGAGGAGAGTGTTGCAGGATGATGCTGATGGCAAGAGCTTGGTGAGGGAGTACTCTCTGTTTGTTACGACGAGAGGCGATACCATTTTCACGCAGTCGTGGACGCCAGTTTCCATCAGGAAGAG GGGGGTGGTTCTTATTATGCATGGCTTGAATGAACACAG TGGCAGATATAATGATTTTGCAAAGCAGCTGAATGCTAATGGCTTTAAGGCTTATGGAATGGATTGGATTG GTCATGGTGGAAGTGATGGGCTGCATGCATATGTTCATTCGCTTGATGACGCTATTACAGATATG AAGTCATTCATCAGGAAGATTTTAGCAGAGAATCCTGGGCTTCCATGTTTTTGCTTTGGACATTCAACAGGTGCAGCAATTGTTCTGAAG GCAATGCATGACCCAAAGGTGGAAGCCCGTGTATCTGGTGCAGTACTGACATCACCTGCAGTTGGAGTTAAGCCATCCCATCCCATTTTTGCG GTACTGGCcccaattttctcatttttgctGCCAAAATATCAACTTCGTGCTGCTATTAAGAAGGGAACACCAGTTTCTCGGGACCCAAATGCCCTAATAGCCAAGTATTCAGATCCACTAGTGTATACTGGATCCATCAGGGTAAGGACTGGTTATGAGATTCTCCAAATAACCTCCTACTTGCAGCAGAATCTGAGCAAATTGAGAGTGCCTTTTTTAGTTCTCCATGGCACTGCTGACACTGTAACTGACCCAGAAGCTTCTCAGAAACTGTATGAAGAAGCTTCTTCGGCTGACAAAGCCATCAAATTGTATGAGGGATGCTTACATGATCTCCTTTTTGAACTGGAACGAGAGGCTATTGTGGAAGACATAATTGAATGGTTGAATTGTAGGGTATGA